From the Budorcas taxicolor isolate Tak-1 chromosome 6, Takin1.1, whole genome shotgun sequence genome, the window AGCCTGTGACCTAGCAGATTTAATGCCTTGGTTAAGATTCAAGACAATTTGAGCACATGTGtccagaaaaagatatatagaagAACATTCATAGCTGCTTTATGATAATTTCCCTAAAgctaaaacaacataaatgttcataggtaagagaataaataaataaaacaaataaattgtaGTATACTCCTTCAATGGTAAGTTAACCATCTATTGCTGTAACAGATTACCCCTAAAGCTAGCAGAAGAagacaacagatatttattatctcacatagTTTCAGCTCAGGACATTTAATTAGGCTGCAGTCAAGGTAGCAGTTAGGTCTGAAGCCATCTCTCGGCTTGAATGGGACTGGAGGATCCACTTCCAAGATGGCTGACTCCTGCGGTTATTGGAAGGAGGCTGTTTTTTGCTGGCTGTTGGTAAAAGACTTCAGTTTCTTGCTATGTAGATTCCTTCATAGATATCCACAAGAAGTAAGAGCAAGTGATTTGAGAGTAAGAGATAATGAGAcgagctgggacctgggaccaTTTGCTGCAgagcttgcacctggacaaatggtctcctccagcaacaaagCATGAAGAAAccatttgttgctattgtttagttgccaagtcatgtccgaggctttgtgacaccatagactgctGAACGCCAGGCTTTCATGTCCTTCACTTCCTccgagagtttgctcaagttcatgtccattgagtcaatgataaccatctcatcctctcccacccatttctccctttctataaggaactaaaaataactgtgtacGTGAGCAGCTGGGGCAAATGATGCACAAcaatatacagaagaaaaaaaaaaagactcaaagtcCAACTGCCACTTTTGAAGGGCAGGAAGCAAACACAGGGTGTCAAGAGCAAAAGCAGGGCATGCCCGGCACACAGCACCACTGGaggggtgggcaaaccacctGAGCCAACCCCTGCACAACAACCTTCTAAAGACCCTACTGTCTGACTGTGAGGCTCTGAGAGGCACACAATGGACctctttaaaatgctgtttttctggctgaacaGTACATTGAGTggccatcttttatttttctgagttttttttttttttttaagattttacatCATTTGCCTCTCTGTTTTCTAAGTTTTCTCCATTCAACACGTGATGATTGAGCAACTGGAAAATGGGGGAAATTTTTTTAGAGAAAGATGATGTTTTCTTATTTGACAATAAATTAGGCAACAAAAGGGGAGGTGTTTGATGAAATACAATTACTTTTAGGTCaggacagaaaaaaatttaaatacagtttGGGCCACTATGTCTATTTGGGCCACATTCGCTCTTCAGTGTGCACTGCGCCTCTGCACTGCACATTAACCAGACTCCCTCAGAAGACACGGGAGTGCCtgcttgcaaaaaagaaaaaagaaaaaaaaagtagttttttCCTGTCACAAGCAAGGTAACTCTTTAGGAAAAAACATTCTTTCTCAATACTGTGAGGGGTCAGGATGACCCACAACTTGCCTTGCACGTGCAGATCTGGACTATGTAAACTGTGAATATGTTACTTTGGTGTAAATCCTTTGTCTCAAAACTAAATAATTGTGCTTTTATCTCTTACTAGTGGAACAatcctcagagctttctgaaagaCTGTCTCCCAGGTTATAATATAATCCTTGGGttggcttgaataaaattttccatttatttctttggttAACTATCAATTAAGAGGGATTTTACAGTCTCAACTccgtatttttttttccttgaggcaGGAAGTAGATGGTCCCCCCAGAGTAAAGCGACTGTAGACTCATTCCATGTGGATCGGAACTCCAAGACAAGAATAGCATGAGAAGGGGTGAGATGGGAGAAGGCTGGGCCCTATCTAAACCACATAGCTCTCATTCCCGAAGCCAGGAGACCGCTTCAGCCACACacgtgcagaaaggctccttggaggccgAAAGGGAGTGATGCTAACAGAGGCTGTACCCATACGGCTCTTCGGGGGAAtacatcttggctaagagatgcatgtGCACACGTggaaggatcctgagatataccaaatatggactgtgaaccaggcaaatcaaaatgactgcCCAAGGAAACCCAGAggaaatgccccataaaagtaattcaaactgccaTGAGGTCTCGACTCAGTGACTCTCTGAGTCCACTCCTGTCTATCCACATGTACACTCTTTTTCATCCTCATAaatacttgtttcactactttccatctttgcGTGAATTCTTTGCAAAGCCGaagggccagggcccttgtcCCTGACACCTGGTCTAGTGGCCAGGATCTGGGGCTCTCATCCAAGTCCTGATTCAAGACATtgcaggctgaggccacccaagatcacCCTGGATGTGATCTTTGCTATAAAACCATTCTTAATTCTGCTTATtctggtttccctgatagctcagctggtaaagaattcacctgcaatgcgggagacctgggtttgatccctgggttgggcagatcccctggaggagggaaagactacccaccccagtattctggcctggagaactccatggactgtgtagtccatggggtggcaaagcgtccgacagtgactttcacttttcttttgccaTTTGGAAATGCTGAGAATTTTCAAAGTCACAAAAATAGCAAAGtttggactttcctggcagtccagtgattaggactctgccaTTCCATCGCAGGAGGCatcaattcaatccctggtcagggaactaaaatcccacaagtctcacagccaaaaaaataaaagtcaaggtTTAACAGACCTTCACTTTGCTTATCTGACTTCTCTTTCATTTAACTATAAACAGCAAGAAGCTAGGTAAATGAGGGGGAAGACTATCATGGTTCCTGGACATGTTCCAAATCTTGACCTGGATGGAGGCTacttggctatcagttcagttcagtcgctcagtcgtgtccaactctttgtaacctcatgaatcccagcacaccaggcctccctgtccaccaccaactcccggagttaactcagactcgcgtccatcgagtcagtgatgccatccagccatctcatcctcggtcatccccttctcctcctgcccccaatccatcccagcatcagagtcttttccaatgagtcaactcttcacatgaggtggccaaagtactggaacttcagctttagcatcattccttccaaagaaatcccagggctgatcaccttcagaatggactggttggatctccttgcagtccaagggactctcaagagtcttctccaacaccacagttcaaaagcatccattcttcggagctcagctttcctcacaggccaactctcacatccatacctgaccacaggaaaaaccatatccttgactagacggaccttagtcggtaaagcaatgtctctgcttttgaatatgctatctaggttgctcataactttcattccaaggagtaagcgtcttttaatttcatggctgcaatcaccatctgcagtgattttggagcccaaaagaaaaagtctgacactgtttccactgtttccccaaaatTTTTTAGaggtttaaaaaatcttttttaattacAGGCCAAAAGGGAGTGATGCTAACTGATGCTCTACCCATACGGCTCTTCGGTGGagagtctttttttatttttcccaagatcttctgttgtggtttttttttgttttgtttttttttttttaagatttctgagCCTGAGCACCTGCGCGCAGAGACCGCAGTGCGCGTGCACGCCCGTTCAACGGCTGGAAGCAGAGATGAGTGCGCATGCGCGGGCGGTGGGGGCGGTCCCCTAGAAAGGGCGGGTGTACGTGCGGGTACGTGCTCGCGCAGGGGCCGGAAGTAGTGCCGCGCGTGCGCAGGTGCAAGCGCGCGCCAAGCCCAGAAGTGCGGCTGTCTAGCCCGGCGGTCGCGGGCTATGGAGGGTTTCCCGCCGAGTTGCGGGCCGGTTGGTGAGGAGCCGGCCGAGGAAGCCGAGGCTCAGGTGGCGGCCTGGAGCGGGGACAGCGGCAATGTGTCGCAGAGCCACAGCAGCGCCTCGGGGCCGTGGGAGGACGAGGGCCCGGAGTCGGGCGCGCCGAGCCGGGACCCGCCGCTGCTGCGCCGCGCCGCCGAGGGCTGCGCCTCCTGCCTGCTGCCCGGCGCGGGGGCGCGGCCAGAGATCGAGGCGCTGGCCGCGAGCTTGGAGGACCTGCTCACCAGGGTGGACGAGTTTGTGGGCATGCTGGACATGCTGCGCGGCGACTCCTCGCACGTAGTCGGCGAGGGCGTGCCCCTCATTTACGCCAAGGCCACCGAGATGCGGCGAGTCTTCAGCAAGATCGACCGGCTGGAGGCCTTCGTGGGCGTGGTCAGCGCCAGTGTGGCCAGGCTGGAGGAGCAGGTCGCCAGGGCTGAGGCCGAGCTGGGGACGTTCCCCAGTGCGTTCAGGAAATTGCTGCACACGATTAACGTGCCCTCCTTTTTCCACAAGGCGCCCCCCGGCAGGTCCCAGCTGACCGGCTACGAACCCCCCGTCGTCTTTCGGACGGAAGACCACTTTCCCTGTTGCAGCGAAAGACCTCAGGTCTGAGTCTGCCGGACAGCGCTGCAAGAGGACAGGTCTGAAATTATCTCGACTGTTAATCAGATCAGTTGAAATTCCTGTTACCGGACACCTCTGATGTTGGCGTACGGAATTGTAAAGTTTGGGTTTTGCACATTTGATTGGCTCACTCTCCTCATCATTTCAGTGGAATGTATGGTTTTCTGTGTCTTCCAGTTCAAACTTGAAACACGAAAGCTGCTTGGTAGGGGAATCCCGGAAGCAAAATGTATGAACTTACCTGCACACTGTGGCAGAACTGTTATTTTTAGGCATTTTACAGCTCAACTAACAGTATTACCTTTTCAACATTTGTATATTTGCAATACTCTTAGGAAAACTACTGAGCCCTTAAAGCCTTGTTAATTGGAGCCTAACAACTTATTGACCAGAGACGTATTCATACGTCTTTTGTTACCCAAACTATTGCCTGAAGACAGTTCGATATTCTCTTATAGAACAAATCAACCGCCACAGCTGTTAATTTCTGCACACATCTCCCAATCAATAAAGTGCTGATAGTGATTCACATTTCTATAGCATACGTTAGGGTAGatggtaaattattttaaattatattaaacttTCCATATGATGGATTGTAAACCAAAGGAAATCATAcaatttttgagaaaatgtttttattgcaACTCATTCTGAAGTTGTATTTGAAAGTATAACTACAGTCTTAATTTGTCCAAAGCTAACATGTCTATATATGATTACCAACGTttgatttgtaattttaaaattaataaaatgtaaattttattggAAAAGCTTTCTGTCTGAAAAGGACTTTacatgtttgctttttgtttgttcgAAGGTAGACATGTTGTGTATGTAATTTTAGGAGTGGGATAAAGTTCACAGCTTTAGATATTTCTTTCTCctcaaaatgaatatttaaatcaTTTGTGTGATGATACAACTGGTCTTAGGATTTTATTCTTTCACCCTGAGGACCTGGAATCTTAAACATCCCTTAAAGGGACAGAAGGCTAATCTGTTTTATAAGGTGGTCCTCCTAGTTGCTTGTTCAGCCTCTAacttgtgtgcaactctttttgcgaccccatggactaggctgccaggcccctctgtccatgggatttccttggCAGGAATACtgtgagtgggttgccttttccttctctagggaatcttcctgcccagggatctaacctgtgtctcttgcattggcaggcgggttctttaccactaagccacctgggaaatccagtcTTGCTAGGTAATAGTCCTCAAATAAGCATACACCTTGGTTGCTTTTGTGTCATTTATCATAGATGTTTAAGGTTCGTGAAGTAGGTATATTCTCACTTAGCTGTGTATTATGAGAAACTGTGTAATCTTTAACCGTAGCTTTCGTGGACCTTGTCTGtcacatatttacattttttttcacgTAGTTCACTAATTGCAAACTAAGAACTCCTGAATTTAGAACTGGAAAAGAACAAGTAACCAACATGTAGTAATTGGTGACTTGGGTACCTGCTGTAAGTAATTggtataggcttcccaggtggcgctagtggtaaagaactcacctgcctgtgcaggagatgttaggaaatatgggttcaatccctggtttggaggaaaatggcagtccactccagtactctttcctggagaatcccatggacaggagcctggcggacgaaaatggcagcccactccagtactctttcctggagaatcccatggacagaggagcctggcgggctacagtccatggggtcatacagagttgggcatgcctgaagcaacttagcactgcGCATGTGGCATATCCACTGAATATGAAAATAGCTTCCTTACATATCtattgctaaaatattttttgtttgtggtTGATACTTTTAAAGTAGTAATTaagataaattataataattttgtgTCTCGGCCACACCTCTCAGGTTTCAGgatcctagttctctgaccagggattgaagttaAGCCCTCCACAGTGAAAAGGGTGGTACCctaaccctggaccaccaggaattctAAAAAAGTCCTGGTTTAGGAGATAATTTATGTCATTATCTGTGCACCTTATGCCTAAAGGGTTCTGAAATCCTCTTAGTCATTTGGTGGTGTTTCTGACGTTTCTGCACAGAGATTAGTGCAGGGCCTCATTTGGAATGGCGACTTGAAGCTGGTTTGCATAGTGCGAGACAGCTATTAGACCACGGTTACTTTTGTGTCTTCAGAATGGAGGTTGGCGAGCCAGACACACCCTGCCCTGTTGGGCACTGCCGCCTTCAAACCTCCCggttccctcctctccccacttccGTCCCCCCGACCATCTGGAGAGTTAAGAGGGCCCTCCTGAATCATAAACCTGATCTTTCTCCCTCTTGCTAAGTCGGTAACAAGCTGGGAGGGAGGCCCCACTGTCACTCCTGGGTGACCCCTGCAGACCATGTCTGCTGCTGGGGTCTAGAGCTCCCTTACTTTCTAGAAGAATAATCAGGGTTTGGGATGGGGTCTAATAAAGGTTGAGGGGAGCACCCCACCAGTCACCCTGGAGTCAATTAACTTGTTCTTCATTCCCACACCCGAGAGCACAGGAACCACTTAGCAGGTCGGGAGTATCTGGGACATTGTCTCATCTACCCCAGGACAGCCTCGGGCACCCAGGAAGTCACCTTGGACACACTCATAAAATTGGGTGCTGATAATTCACACGTAGCAAGTTCACACATGTGAAATGAGGCAGTAAGCACCTGGCCGCTTATCCTCCAAGCTAGAACTTTAAGGAATACGAGCCTTGGCCCATGTCCTGGAGTCAGCTCGCTGTGGAGCTGCTGACTGAGCTAGGACAGGGGTCCACAGAGTCCTTAAAGGGCCAGTGAAAAGAATTGCAAACCACCTGGTCTCACAACTACTCACTCCATCCTTGTGCAAAAACAGCCATGGACACATGCAAACTGtgtgtaatatatacataaatacataagtaaaactACTTATAAAAACAGGTATTttttgggcttgcctggtggctcagtggtaaagaatccacctagcaatgcaggagacacaggttcagtcccagatccgggaagatcccacatgcctcggagcagctaagcccacgcccCGTAACTATTGAGCCGGTCCCCCTCCTGAGCTGTATTCTCCCAGTGCCCAGCACTCTCAGACgcctgttgaatgaatgactcaGATGGCGGAAGGAACGAACAGCTAGATGAAAACCAGCGCCTCCTTGAGGAATGGGAAGCAGGCAGATACAGTAACTCAATCACATGTTTGCTGGAAAGTCAAGTCAGTCACCACAGGAGGACTGAGGACCCCAAGGAAAACAAGAGCTCCCAGGAGCTCAACAGGCCAGTGGGAGAGAAGGTCAGACACCAACCTAGACCAACCCGTCTCATGAACTGAACTTGTTATATCTGTACAAGCAATGCTATGGGATCCAAGAAGGCCGCATTCTTAACTGTGTCTGAGATGCAGGTACAGAACTTTAGGTCTATCTTTCCAAAGAGACTTCTTTCAcacatcaaaaaatttaaaaaaaaattttaaagcattttccaAAGTGACCTAGATCCCAGTAATAAACAAGGAAATGCATTTCTTTTAGAATGAGagatttttctttatgattttcatCCTCAAAGGGGAGGGATCAGTCTGTGGTCACATGAGAccctgggaggggaggaagggagtaACTGGGTAATGTtgccacagtggtaaagaatctgcctgccaatgcaaggagaccaatccagtcaatcctgaaagaaaccaaccctgaaatggaaggactgatgctgaagctgaaactccaatactttggccagctgaggcgaagagccgactcattggaaaagaccgtgatcctgggaaagagtgaag encodes:
- the BLOC1S4 gene encoding biogenesis of lysosome-related organelles complex 1 subunit 4; this encodes MEGFPPSCGPVGEEPAEEAEAQVAAWSGDSGNVSQSHSSASGPWEDEGPESGAPSRDPPLLRRAAEGCASCLLPGAGARPEIEALAASLEDLLTRVDEFVGMLDMLRGDSSHVVGEGVPLIYAKATEMRRVFSKIDRLEAFVGVVSASVARLEEQVARAEAELGTFPSAFRKLLHTINVPSFFHKAPPGRSQLTGYEPPVVFRTEDHFPCCSERPQV